A genome region from Heteronotia binoei isolate CCM8104 ecotype False Entrance Well chromosome 19, APGP_CSIRO_Hbin_v1, whole genome shotgun sequence includes the following:
- the PEX11A gene encoding peroxisomal membrane protein 11A, whose amino-acid sequence MEAFVHFSNQTRGRERLFRATQYTCMLLSYVLENKSGREEVVMKLKHLESSMSSGRKLFRLGNMVHAIVVARQSNQLPELVPRFCLTVSNLNRALYFVCDMILWVRSVGLFSNIDKKKWSKRATKCYYYSLVMNLAEDFYELCCCMEQTAKTEKAQKDLPPYSQRIWSFVSLLTGGLQPFLLLLCLTLRRHPPLLLDTLKNLCDLSSPLDRLGIYKTNPGVIGLCGVISSLVGILTIASPSLRLKHSQEFP is encoded by the exons ATGGAAGCCTTCGTGCACTTCTCCAACCAGACGCGGGGTCGGGAGCGGCTCTTTCG TGCAACTCAGTATACGTGCATGCTGCTTAGCTATGTGTTAGAGAATAAGAGTGGCAGAGAGGAGGTGGTAATGAAGCTCAAACACCTGGAGTCTAGCATGAGCTCTGGCCGCAAGT TGTTCAGGCTCGGCAACATGGTGCATGCCATCGTGGTCGCCCGACAGTCCAACCAGTTGCCAGAGCTGGTCCCCCGCTTCTGCCTGACAGTCTCCAACCTGAACCGGGCCCTGTATTTTGTCTGTGACATGATCCTATGGGTGAGGAGTGTGGGACTCTTCTCAAACATTGACAAGAAGAAATGGAGCAAGCGGGCCACCAAATGCTATTACTACTCCCTGGTGATGAACCTGGCTGAGGATTTCTATGAGCTCTGCTGTTGTATGGAGCAGACAGCAAAGACAGAGAAGGCCCAGAAGGACTTGCCTCCTTATAGCCAGCGAATCTGGAGTTTTGTTTCCCTTCTCACAGGGGGGCTGcagccttttcttctcctcctctgtctCACCTTGAGGAGGCATCCTCCTCTCTTACTTGACACGCTGAAGAACCTTTGTGATCTCTCAAGCCCATTGGATCGGCTGGGAATCTACAAGACCAACCCAGGAGTCATCGGGCTTTGTGGTGTTATCTCCTCACTGGTTGGGATCCTGACAATTGCCAGTCCAAGCCTGAGGCTGAAACACTCTCAGGAGTTTCCCTGA